A stretch of DNA from Pan troglodytes isolate AG18354 chromosome 21, NHGRI_mPanTro3-v2.0_pri, whole genome shotgun sequence:
TCTGAATGTGGGGCTCAGGGTCTCTGCGGTTGTGGTCAAGGGTTGCGGACACGTTCTTGGCAGTTATTTTCTTGTCTGTTTCTCTCTAAGTGTGCTTGGGGTTGTGTGGGGCTGTATCTGTTAGGGGTCCCCCACTGTGGCTGAGGGGCCCTAATGGTGGGTGCACTGGACAGACAGTGATGTCCCCACCGCCACTACACACGAGCACGGCCTTGGGTGAATCAGACATTGCACTGGGAATCCCGGGACCAGGGTGGGTCCCTGAGCGGTTTGTGTTTCAGTCTCCTGGGATGAAAATGGGGACAGAATGGTCACCCCTCGGCCTgtcccctctgcctctctccctcttctctccgTCACTGTCAATGTCTCTGCATCTCTCTCCAACATTCTGCTGtctctgtctctgggtctcttGCTGTCTTGTCCTCCAGGCCTTTCCCCTCTCTGCCTTTACTTCTTTCCCTCTGCCGGGAGGATCCTCAACCCACCCCCTCCAAGGCCACTCTCGGCCTCTGGtctccccctcccctgcctcccaatTCGCCCTGTCCCTCGTTCTAGCGACACCTCTGCGGGTCCCAGATCGCTTCCTCTACGGGACCTGTTGCTTCTCTGGGGTGGATCCGCCCACGACCTCAGGTCCGGGGACTGGCTGgtcggcgtggtggcgggggtcCGCGCTCCcacctctctccccttccctcttcccgCCAGAGACTGAGACAGACGCGAGGCCGTGCATTGGCAGAGGTTTATTGTCCGTGCTGCAGGGGCGGGCGCAAAGAGCGCGCCGGTGGGGCGAGCGGGGGAGCTCAGTAGACGTCGGGCTGGGCGGGCTCGAAGGGCTCGGGCGCCCCGGCCAGCTGCACCAGCCGCAGCAGCAAGGCCCCGGCCGGCCCGTCCAGCTGCGTGGCGTTGCTCCGGTCGCTGGCGCGGGCGCGGCGGTGAAAGCCCTCGCGGCACTCGGGCTCGGTCGTGCAGCTCTCTGCCGGGAGGACGTGTGAGCACGGGCGCCCTGGGGTGGGCGCAGCTCGCGATGCGGGGGCCCACACCCTCCCCGCCGGGCCCGACCCAGCCCCCACCCCGCCGCAGGCCCGCGTCCCCCCACCCAGGCGGTCTGCgcccccccagccccaggcccgcCCCCGCCGCGCACCGTCGTTGCAGCAAACGCCGAAGGCGGCGCAGCGGCCCCCGCTCCCGCACGCCTTCTGGCCGGACTGGCAGGGCGACGGCAGGTAGTTCTCCTCCTGGCAGCGCAGCGCCTCAGCCGTGCCCACAAAGCAGCCCAGCTCGTCCGCGCAGCAGATGCTGGGCCCGAAGCAGCGGCCTTTGCCCCCGGGGCCGCAGGGGAGGCACTGCGGGGACGGGTGGGGTGAGCGGGAGGAGGGGAGCCGGGAGTCGAGGGGTTGGAGGGGAACGCGGCGAGGCGGGGATGCTGGGGTCCAGGGCTCGGAGTGCGGGCGGGACACCGGGGCTGCAGCTGCAGGCACGCTCGGGCGCCATCTGGGCCTCGACCGCGGTCACGGGCGGGGCGTCCAGATCTGCTCAGCACCTTGGTTTCTTGGATGACCTCTCAGTGATAGCCCTCAGCGTCCTCACGCTCAGCTAGGGACGGGTCTCCCGTGGACTACAGCATGGGGAGCCCTTCCTCGAGCCTCGGGGCCATCGCTGGTGGGCGCCACTGTTGCAGCTGCCCCACCCTCCACCACTCCAGACCCTTCCTCCGTCCTCCTCGCACTGCTGCGGCTTGAGCCCGGGCCCACCCCCTTCCCCACTACACCATGCAGAGAGGCCCTACCCATCCAGAACCCCGGCCCTTCCCATTTCCTGTCTCCTCTCTTGCCTTGCCCCTGGCCCCCGCCAAGCTTGTCGGCCTCAGCTGGAGCCTTGACCCCTGCTCAGCCACCTATGACCTATCAGGTGGGTGGGAGGGGCCTGAGCCCTAGAGGCGAGCACGGACACCCAGGTGCCTCAGGACCCTAAAGGAGcctagcaggaggaagagaggctgCGGGGGTTGCCGACCGGCCACTCTCATCTGCTCAACAGCCGGTTCTCTGGCGCAATGGATAGCGCATTAGACTTTTAGCTGAGCCTGGTGTGGTCTAATTTGCTCAAGGGCTCATCATTGAGCCTGGACAGAATTGCATGCACATCGTGATTGGATTTCCTTCAGCTCTGCTGGAAATGGAGGAAACGTCCAGCACTATAGAATTAGGCCAGGTTCCCAGCAGAACTTCCCCACAGGATGCCCCACTCAAGTGCGCTCAGACCAGTGGCCATCTTCTGTGTGGGGGCCTGGGCGCCTgtggctgggaggctggggctggatgAGGAAAGCCTCCAGTGCTAGGTAGGATGGAGCCTCTGCTGCCCCAGCCAGTCCAGATGCAAGACCGCCATGGGCACAGGGGAGGCCATGATGCCCCGTTCTCCCTATCCAGCCCCAAGCCCAGTCACCGGGGAAGCATCCCTCATTTCCCTGCATCCCTGTCTGGATGGCGACAGTGACCAGGAGCGCCTTCAgcctctcccagcctcctccaaagcCTGGTCCCCTCTGGCCCACCCCATTGGCTCCTCTGCCCAGCCATGCCatgcctccctcttcctcccccgAACTTCCCCTAAAGGCTACCACCACCCATGACTTCCCTCTTTCCTAGCCCCTGACCCGGGGTGTCAGCACTGCCCGCTATGGCAGCCCTGAGATGGCCCACAGTGGGAAGTACCTGTCTCAGCTCCAGGTCGGACACGGCCCTCTTGCCACCCCTCGGGCAGTTCTGGAAGTAGCACGCGGAGGAGAAGGCCAGTAGGCCGAGGAAGCAGGCGGGCAGCATGGTGTCGGGCATCCTGGTGCACACAGGTGGACCCCGTATGCAGCGCTGCTTGGTGGCTCTGTGCTGCTGCCTCTGCTGGCTGCCTATTTATGTCCGCAGGTGTTCCCGTGGAGGCGAGACGCGGCCGCCACCCCCTCCCCAGTGGCTCCCCAGGAGCCCACGGCCGCCAGGTCCCCAGCCGTCAGCAGTGATTCAGGCATCTGGGGACACACGTGGGCCTGTCTGTGCAGGGGATCATGGGGGAGGGGTACGGGCCGCCAGGCTGCCATGGGCCGTGGAATGACAGCAATTGCCTCTACTGTGACTGCAGCGCTCTGGATTCAGGGAGAGGGACAGACTGGGGGGTCACCTGGAGACCATCTCTGAGCTTTCTGATTACCCAGAAATGGCTTAGGGTCCAAGAAGAGGGTAAGAGGAACCGAGGGGCTGCGTGTTAGGGGCAGGGACAGGCCCTGGCCTAGGAGCTGTGGGGCAGGGGACAGccaggtgtgtggggagggtTAGCCCTGTGACAACAAGATAAGGGACCAAGAACAGCACAAGCCCAGAGTGGTGAGGACAGGGGCTGCACCAGAGATGAGAATCCCTGCCTCGTGGACAAGGCAGCTGCGGTCGTGGAGTCAAGGGACACAGAATGAGAGGGGCTTGTTCTCACAGGGTAGGGGGGTGGCAGGTTGCTGGGGAAAGTGCAAGACATGACACCCCCGCACCCCCATAGAGCAGGGCATGGGGACTCAGGCCCTGAAGCTGGGGGCCTTGGGGACACACTGGGGGCCTTGGGGACACATTGGCACGTGACCCATCACCCCCTCCCAGGTAGAAACATGAGTGTGGGGAGCTACTATGGGGAGAAAGAACTCCATGCCAAGTAAGGTTCAAAGGT
This window harbors:
- the AVP gene encoding vasopressin-neurophysin 2-copeptin, with translation MPDTMLPACFLGLLAFSSACYFQNCPRGGKRAVSDLELRQCLPCGPGGKGRCFGPSICCADELGCFVGTAEALRCQEENYLPSPCQSGQKACGSGGRCAAFGVCCNDESCTTEPECREGFHRRARASDRSNATQLDGPAGALLLRLVQLAGAPEPFEPAQPDVY